The following is a genomic window from Aphis gossypii isolate Hap1 chromosome X, ASM2018417v2, whole genome shotgun sequence.
gattcatttttaaatttaagaaaatatgatataactcattgaataaaatgataaaactaaatttaaaaaaaaatgaaattttaatatcaatttttaatattaaatacatatgtaaatatgcctttttttactataatttgccAATTTAAGACATAGGATTTAACTTCTCACTCATGAAATTACTAGCAtaagattcatttttaaatttaaagaaaatatgatataactcattaattaaaatgataaaactaaatttaaaaaaaaatgaaatagtattatcaatttttaattttaaatacatgtgtaaatatgccttttttttctataatttgcaaatttaaGACATAGGATTTAACTTCTCACTCATGAAATTGCTAGCATtagattcattattaaatttaaggaaaatatgatataactcattgaataaaatgataatactaaatttaaaaaaaatgaaattgtaatatcaatttttgattttaaatacatgtgtaaatatgcctttttttactataatttgccAATTTAAGACATAGGATTAACTTCTCACTCATGAAATTACTAGCatagattcatttttaaatttaaagaaaatatgatataactcattaattaaaatgataaaactaaattttaaaaaaaatgaaatagcattatcaatttttaattttaaatacatgtgtaaatatgcctttttttactataatttgccGATTTAAGACATAGGATTTAACTTCTCACTCATGAAATTGCTAGCATtagattcattattaaatttactgaaaatatgatataactcattgaataaaatgataatactaaatttaaaaaaaatgaaattgtaatatcaatttttaattttaaatacatgtgtaaatatgcctttttttactataatttaccaATTTAAGACATAGGATTTAACTTCTCACTCATGAAATTACTAGCAtaagattcatttttaaatttaaagaaaatatgatataactcattgaataaaatgataatactaaatttaaaaaaaaatgaaattgtaatatcaatttttgattttaaatacatgtgtaaatatgcctttttttactataatttgccAATTTAAGACATAGGATTTAACTTCTCACTCATGAAATTACTAGCAtaagattcatttttaaatttaaagaaaatatgatataactcattaattaaaatgataaaactaaatttaaaaaaaaatgaaatagcattatcaatttttaattttaaatacatgtgtaaatatgcctttttttactataatttaccaATTTAAGACATAGGATTTAACTTCTCACTCATGAAATTACTAGCAtaagattcatttttaaatttaaagaaaatatgatataactcattgaataaaatgataatactaaatttaaaaaaaaatgaaattgtaatatcaatttttgattttaaatacctgtgtaaatatgcctttttttactataatttaccaATTTAAGACATAGGATTTAACTTCTCACTCATGAAATTACTAGCAtaagattcatttttaaatttaaagaaaatatgatataactcattgaataaaatgataatactaaatttaaaaaaaaatgaaattgtaatatcaatttttgattttaaatacatgtgtaaatatgcctttttttactataatttgccAATTTAAGACATAGGATTTAACTTCTCACTCATGAAATTACTAGCAtaagattcatttttaaatttaaagaaaatatgatataactcattaattaaaatgataaaactaaattaaaaaaaaatgaaatagcattatcaatttttaattttaaatacatgtgtaaatatgcctttttttactataatttgccAATTAAGACATAGGATTTAACTTCTCACTCATGAAATTACTAGCatagattcatttttaaattaaagaaaatatgatataactcattaataaaatgataaaactaaatttaaaaaaaaatgaaatagtattatcaatttttaattttaaatacatgtgtaaatatgccttttttttctataatttgcCAATTTAAGACATAGGATTTAACTTCTCACTCATGAAATTGCTGGCATtagattcattattaaatttaaagaaaatatgatataactcattgaataaaatgataaaactaaattttaaaaaaaatgaaatagcattatcaatttttaattttaaatacatgtgtaaatatgcctttttttactataatttgccAATTTAAGACATAGGATTTAACTTCTCACTCATGAAATTACTAGCATtagattcattattaaatttaaagaaaatatgatataattcattgaataaaatgataatacttaatttaaaaaaaatgaaattgtaatatcaatttttgattttaaatacatgtgtaaatatgcctttttttactataatttgccAATTTAGGACATAGGATTTAACTTCTCACTCATGAAATTACTAGCATtagattcattattaaatttaaagaaaatatgatataactcattgaataaatttataatatgaaatttaaaaaaaaatgaaattgtattttaatgaattaaattatttttattattattatattttatgtaatgatatctttttttttttttaatttaaaatttataatgaaattaataaaaattttaattattgatagcCATTTAGCATaagaataagttattaaatataaatactgaataggacaaaatataatgataagatattacatacatacgtACATACGCACACAAACATTAGGTTTAAAGAGCTCAGTTTTCAGTCAGGGGCACATCCGTATTGTTATTGTCCTTTTGGTACAGACGTTCAAAGGTGATTTTAAGAGACTCGTTAATGCAAAAAGATGTAatcgtaaaatttaattgtaaacgtttgtcataataaattaaggctttcatgtttaataatgtttttaaacaattaaatatagttaataatagctGTGAACCAGAGAAAAAcgtcttttattttaaaatatttatctcttTATCCTCTACTGTCTACTTAGTACTTCAGACCCTAAAAACAATGTCATCTGGAAATTTGCTACAAGGATTGGAGAGATAATAATGtctcatatatgtatactaatttataatatagttgagtaattgatttttggttttataaccGTCCCCGCTAATTTCAAGTCTTTTTCAATCATTATAGTTATGTTAATCTCAATCggatgtaacataatattcttgataacattatgtttcatttattttattgtttgtataaaaaaaaaaaacaatataaattatattaaattaattaatgtatctataatatcatattgttgtattttatttaatcgatGAGTTTAAAACTTTGTTCCTGAAAAGATCTCTAATAGTAAAGGAGCTACAGCATATGTATATGGTATTATTTTGGCATTAACTGTTTTTGTTGttaggtacaaaatatgtcCTATTTTAAAGTGGTAAATGGTAATGTTACGTGTGTGTTATAGTACTGTTATAGTTAGATTTATAatgattgattattattattattatgactatataCTAGATTAAAGTtacctatttactatttttgaaGTGAAACTTCTATACCTATTTAACGCGTCGGGAGTGAATTTTCAAGGCGGTGACACACGAGCCACaagacgaaaattcgtcacgatttgttatttatttatttattctataaatatatatttttccctCCCTTTATATatcttcttattttaattaggtactaaaaCTAAACAATTCTCTGCAAACACAAATTATCACAGTaactgtatattgtacattaatagTTTGATTTTGATATCCACACGACTGATGTCGCGGAAGTTTCACTTCTATGGCCTGTGCTtgtttaattaggtacctacttaataatagtatgaaagtcataatattatagtatataatatactataggtatagtcataaatcataatattcataataaataattaccaaataatttaataacttcttattaatattactgacatttaattattatttattaatttattaatatcaatagacaataataacaattatttattaaatattttttcattttgaatgTTGAATTACTTGTATTATCTtctggaaaataaatatttttattatgcccCTTTTATTATACGCATAGACAATATATAACGCAGTATTCCGGTTATCGGTTTGTCAGAAGTGATAAGTGACAAAAATACGGATATGATGTTATGATTGATATGATATGACATCCGTATAAATTGTACTGGAACGCGGATGCATAAATGCGTTCCTTATCATTCGTCAGAGGTCGAACTATCAATGTGATCGTTCCGCAAAAAATCCGTGTCCCATCAATCGTAAGCTGTCgagaatttttttctatatctttatttttatttattaatattatgatgcttCTCCGATCATGAATTATGTCATCTCTGAACGATGCACAATCCATTCGTATTCGTCCGTCCGCGTACTACCGCACTTTTTGTCTTGAAAACGATCGtcgataaaaattacattatattcatGTTGTAGCAACCACATTATCGTTGCTCgatatgtttttcaaaaaaacagtagaTTGCACTCTATGTGTGTTTCGGAGTTTTGATCACAAAAAGTGCGCGAATTCGATTCGTATTGACGTATTGTAAATGGAATacgagtaggtacctagttgCCACAACGAACTGGTCAACGCTCGACAATGATCTGTCATCGGATCTAACTGCCAGAAATGACACTTAAATGTTTTCTAGTCTTTTAGTATGTGTCCATTACTAAACATACTGAAATACTAAAACCATCGCCAATTCTCACTAACTCaccttcattatttttactcattgtttttaatatacatgttttaaaatattattaattttagctgTTTGAACTAAAGGATTTCATTGATGTCGTTAGAAATTAgcaatactgaaaaaaaaccaacatgGTTATTACATAGCACAGCTGGTGCGTGTAGTGGAGGTTTTACCCGTTTGATTTGTCAACCATTTGATGTGCTCAAAATACGATTTCAGGTACATTTAAAACGTTTCtctgagaatattttttttgattattatgttttataagatTCCTAaagtcttataaaaaataaagaattaactaacaataattattttaagttaagagTACCtaacaaatatatgaataGATTATAGTCATAGTTTGACTTCAACCATGACAGCtttgttttgataattttttagtttcatcatgagtacattttatttttagttgcaAGTCGAGCCATTATCAAGAAATTCAAACATCTCCAAATACAAATCTATTCACCAATCAATTAGACTTATATACAAAGAAGAAGGTTTTAAGGCATTATGGAAAGGCCTTTTACCTGGGCAGTTCTTATCAACTACCTATGGATTAACACAAGTAATTAGTTTCTTTCCATTTATAAAGTTCAATCgttatcacatttttttttgtattaaggGCCGTTCTTACAATGTTCGGTTAGTGCCTGATAATACTAACCGGAAGAATTTATCATGAGTTAACCGATAGAATTCTAACAGTTAGTCTTAATCGACATTTAACCAGACATTGTAAGAACAGCCCTAAGTATGTAAGTATGTGCTTttgttataaatgattatttatgtttaatcacAAACTTTGATAGTCCgtgtatttaatgtaataaacaacaaaatactaagtaatagatactatatttcactatttactatatttagtagttaaattattattattctacaaaTGATAGATCTAGAATGTTCATTTAGTACTTAAACTATTGTGTAGTATTGTGAAGTACTGTACTGTGAAGTATTTACCTAACAAGACTAATATCATTCCACATTCAAGTTTGGTTTTAATGTATGTTTTGTGGCACCatgaatgaatataataggtagttataaagaatgtaaatttaactttaataaaaattactataccattaatatcaaattaataaaaacaaatttttacttttgttttctaagtataattaaacaaaacaatataatatatctattccataatattatatttattattaattattatcaatgagAATtccatctaataataattaacggagatgattatagtttatatcacTGCTTAACAGACagcagttttttatttttatccatgatattaatagtatacattttaagttttaaataccaaatacctttaaagtttcaaagttatgcgtgtaacgtaaaatatttttagtattattattttcaattttaaaataacaataaatattttttttataattttttttttaaaagatttttaatatattagtttaataataaacaatttttagtccTTATTCTTAAAAACCAAAAGCACACAAACAAACTTAACCTGCATCTTCATGCAATATTTCATCATtagataattttgttatacaaaaaattaatacatttacaaagatttattgaaaactatttttaaaataattttcttttaatttttttttaattaaaaattatgaaatattactttaatacattattgcttattcattgaaaatactttaaattcattaaacataatttttttattttaaaggtgGTTTGCACTCATTGATGTcacaaaatatactatgttCAAAATTAGAAACTAGTTGGTGGCTGACTATTGCGCTAGGGTGTGGTACTGTGGCCGCTATACACGATTGGCTCACAGATGGTTGATTCGGTAGAGACAAACAAACGGGGTTTTGTCTAATCACTGCCGACTATGTTTCCTATTTTGAACAGAATATAGTGGtgcatgtttttattttaaatttgaatatgataattattcattgtgtaatttaacacaaaattaaattttaataaaatatactttgacAAGCgtgttatctatttttttaaatcaagaaTTTGTAATctgttacatgtatttattgttaattagaagtataatttaatattacttatagtaatacctatacaatataatacatatttatctatagtttattgtatatagtatatctaattaatggttttagtttttagtctTTCAAAAAACTCTGGCATTACTATCAATAACAGAAAAAGAATTAAATCAGACCTCTAgtgttcattttttatgtGGGGTTACATCTGCCACTGCTGCTACTTTGGTATCATATCCATTCGATGTTGTACGCACTCGACTAGTTGCTCAAAAATCTAATcaagtaatgtatattatattgagtgTAATCTtagttatcaatttttttttacatatatttatcgtGTAATATTGacaactttaatttatatagttttaaataaaatgttgatcaAGTGATGCCCTTTATTGACGATACAATGCTCCaaacaaaatgaaaagttTTGTATAACTTTCTCAAGTATTTCTTGAGGTATGTGatgaatttctataataattgctCCCTTCAAAGCTTCCAGATTCcttgaacaatatttataaacctgAAATTTGACACATAACtcctaacaaaaaaaaaaaattgcactaTGTTAAATCTGTGTAGCTCACAGGTCATGAAATACCATTTCGAATGGAAATCTAACGTcttgtaaacatttattttaataagtctcCATAGGAAATGCATATTAATGGTTTATCTATGATATGTTTATAACTTAAACaatcgttatttatatttcctgTCAAAGACAAATAGACTCGATTCCCAccattctataattttaaataattatatattgccATACTAAAACTAGAGAAGAACTCTGTGTAACTACAAGATAATAATTCTtgaacaaaaaattcaaattagatACAGTTGAcgattttgaagaaaaaaattattcaataccttcaataaataaattcaaaaatgtgcGTGTttagtttaacataatattttgattgttttaatattgccATGTAGaaacctaattattttataattttatgtttattatatagagcATAGAGactgtacaaataataacatttttttgttatagaatggaaaaaattacaaaacaaatattatatttatgttataggtCTATGCAAATATGAGAAGTGTGGCCATATCAATGTTTAGGATGGAAGGTGTATCTGCATACTACAGAGGGTTTTTTCCTACTATAATGCAAAATGCGCTGCAAGGCGGGTTCTTGTTCATgttttataacacattttcaaaattttcttCTACTAATACTAGTACTAATACAAGTATGTGATTTGATCTATGTTAATTgggttaattaaaataaatgtatgtattttactttattaattttccaaataGCTGTTCATGATGACCGCATAAACAGTGTTAAACAATTTAGTTCGGGATTTTTAGCGGGTGTATTAGCAAAAACAATTGTGTACCCACTTGACGTTGTAAAAAAACGGCTACAATTACAAGATTTTGTTCATTCTAGGGATGGTTTTGGCAAGGTAAACtagtactatttattataccttgtACAGTCATCTAATGAGACATTTTTACatagtgtatattttgtactttttacaattttacaattaatactcGTTTAATTGCATGTCAatctttttttagaaatttttatgCAATGGATTATTGGATTGTATCTATGGGACGATTAGAGAAGAATCTATTAATGGTCTTTTTAAAGGACTATCTCCATCATTGATAAAAGCTGGGTTTACAACTGCGTTACACTTAACCCTATACGAACAAACCTTTAAGTTACTTCAATCTttagttaacaatttttagtcAATAGCTGAATAGCTGTAAATTTtgattaccatttttttttttttttagaaatttaatttagaaataaattaccaaaagtctgatttttttgttgtttatttgtttactttttaaatacaattgctAATTAAAGACccatataattacataatgtatagtacttataattgtaatttggcGGAGTGCCTAGACATCCATACAAATCGTTTATTTTCAAGCAGTCTGTTTTGCTCATCATTTTTCTTTGACCGATTGTTTTACCTTCAATTTTCGGGACAATAGTTTGCTTTCCCTTCCCAAcactgcaaaaaaaaatttgttataactgTTTATGcatttgattatttgattaaattatacgtaaaaataaaaattctactaGTGTCGGTATTGccattaattgataattctaatttttagtttaaaaaaattgttttaatataacaatttaagttttttttcaaaatattttcagttcaaaaaaaaaaaaaatctgaaaataaatgtaaataggtatactgtttaatatacttgtgaacaaaatattttattgacaaattaataaaataaaattcatgatTAATGTGAGAACTTTCAAGtaattactaaatagtaaatttcaaatttggctatattatatatttttatgcttaaatattttataaatttcataattaataattactaaggCTTAGAACTTATTGGttttgcataattattatgaatcatTGTATATGATTTTTGGTGAACTGCAATAATGCTTTAGGATCTAAATGtcaaattaacaaaaacaattttagtaaaatttttaggAACCAAATTTTCTTCTtcaattacctattaataaccTAGTATTTGTGATAAAAAACAGATATCGATGGTTTTCATTATGAAACAGGTATTATATCTTGTTTATTTGCTATAAATAAGTAGTGggtaaccaaaatattttttataacatacctatctattagtatattataaaattaatgctaTTACTTATAGTgtgattaattacattttgttaaaatttactcAAAATTGAAATgcaaaacgttttatttagttaataa
Proteins encoded in this region:
- the LOC114125184 gene encoding mitochondrial thiamine pyrophosphate carrier-like; the protein is MSLEISNTEKKPTWLLHSTAGACSGGFTRLICQPFDVLKIRFQLQVEPLSRNSNISKYKSIHQSIRLIYKEEGFKALWKGLLPGQFLSTTYGLTQFLVFQKTLALLSITEKELNQTSSVHFLCGVTSATAATLVSYPFDVVRTRLVAQKSNQVYANMRSVAISMFRMEGVSAYYRGFFPTIMQNALQGGFLFMFYNTFSKFSSTNTSTNTTVHDDRINSVKQFSSGFLAGVLAKTIVYPLDVVKKRLQLQDFVHSRDGFGKKFLCNGLLDCIYGTIREESINGLFKGLSPSLIKAGFTTALHLTLYEQTFKLLQSLVNNF